The proteins below are encoded in one region of Homo sapiens chromosome 2, GRCh38.p14 Primary Assembly:
- the VIL1 gene encoding villin-1: MTKLSAQVKGSLNITTPGLQIWRIEAMQMVPVPSSTFGSFFDGDCYIILAIHKTASSLSYDIHYWIGQDSSLDEQGAAAIYTTQMDDFLKGRAVQHREVQGNESEAFRGYFKQGLVIRKGGVASGMKHVETNSYDVQRLLHVKGKRNVVAGEVEMSWKSFNRGDVFLLDLGKLIIQWNGPESTRMERLRGMTLAKEIRDQERGGRTYVGVVDGENELASPKLMEVMNHVLGKRRELKAAVPDTVVEPALKAALKLYHVSDSEGNLVVREVATRPLTQDLLSHEDCYILDQGGLKIYVWKGKKANEQEKKGAMSHALNFIKAKQYPPSTQVEVQNDGAESAVFQQLFQKWTASNRTSGLGKTHTVGSVAKVEQVKFDATSMHVKPQVAAQQKMVDDGSGEVQVWRIENLELVPVDSKWLGHFYGGDCYLLLYTYLIGEKQHYLLYVWQGSQASQDEITASAYQAVILDQKYNGEPVQIRVPMGKEPPHLMSIFKGRMVVYQGGTSRTNNLETGPSTRLFQVQGTGANNTKAFEVPARANFLNSNDVFVLKTQSCCYLWCGKGCSGDEREMAKMVADTISRTEKQVVVEGQEPANFWMALGGKAPYANTKRLQEENLVITPRLFECSNKTGRFLATEIPDFNQDDLEEDDVFLLDVWDQVFFWIGKHANEEEKKAAATTAQEYLKTHPSGRDPETPIIVVKQGHEPPTFTGWFLAWDPFKWSNTKSYEDLKAELGNSRDWSQITAEVTSPKVDVFNANSNLSSGPLPIFPLEQLVNKPVEELPEGVDPSRKEEHLSIEDFTQAFGMTPAAFSALPRWKQQNLKKEKGLF; the protein is encoded by the exons ATGACCAAGCTGAGCGCCCAAGTCAAAGGCTCTCTCAACATCACCACCCCGGGGCTGCAGATATGGAGGATCGAG GCCATGCAGATGGTGCCTGTTCCTTCCAGCACCTTTGGAAGCTTCTTCGATGGTGACTGCTACATCATCCTGGCT ATCCACAAGACAGCCAGCAGCCTGTCCTATGACATCCACTACTGGATTGGCCAGGACTCATCCCTGGATGAGCAGGGGGCAGCTGCCATCTACACCACACAGATGGATGACTTCCTGAAGGGCCGGGCTGTGCAGCACCGCGAGGTCCAGGGCAACGAGAGCGAGGCCTTCCGAGGCTACTTCAAGCAAGGCCTTGT GATCCGGAAAGGGGGCGTGGCTTCTGGCATGAAGCACGTGGAGACCAACTCCTATGACGTCCAGAGGCTGCTGCATGTCAAGGGCAAGAGGAACGTGGTAGCTGGAGAG GTAGAGATGTCCTGGAAGAGTTTCAACCGAGGGGATGTTTTCCTCCTGGACCTTGGGAAGCTTATCATCCAGTGGAATGGACCGGAAAGCACCCGTATGGAGAGACTCAGG GGCATGACTCTGGCCAAGGAGATCCGAGACCAGGAGCGGGGAGGGCGCACCTATGTAGGCGTGGTGGACGGAGAGAATGAATTGGCATCCCCGAAGCTGATGGAGGTGATGAACCACGTGCTGGGCAAGCGCAGGGAGCTGAAGGCGGCCGTGCCCGACACGGTGGTGGAGCCGGCACTCAAGGCTGCACTCAAACTGTACCA TGTGTCTGACTCCGAGGGGAATCTGGTGGTGAGGGAAGTCGCCACACGGCCACTGACACAGGACCTGCTCAGTCACGAG GACTGTTACATCCTGGACCAGGGGGGCCTGAAGATCTACGTgtggaaagggaagaaagccaaTGAGCAGGAGAAGAAGGGAGCCATGAGCCATGCGCTG AACTTCATCAAAGCCAAGCAGTACCCACCAAGCACACAGGTGGAGGTGCAGAATGATGGGGCTGAGTCGGCCGTCTTTCAGCAGCTCTTCCAGAAGTGGACAGCGTCCAACCGGACCTCAGGCCTAGGCAAAACCCACACTGTGGGCTCCGTGG CCAAAGTGGAACAGGTGAAGTTCGATGCCACATCCATGCATGTCAAGCCTCAGGTGGCTGCCCAGCAGAAGATGGTAGATGATGGGAGTGGGGAAGTGCAG GTGTGGCGCATTGAGAACCTAGAGCTGGTACCTGTGGATTCCAAGTGGCTAGGCCACTTCTATGGGGGCGACTGCTACCTGCTGCTCTACACCTACCTCATCGGCGAGAAGCAGCATTACCTGCTCTACGTTTGGCAG GGCAGCCAGGCCAGCCAAGATGAAATTACAGCATCAGCTTATCAAGCCGTCATCCTGGACCAGAAGTACAATGGTGAACCAGTCCAGATCCGGGTCCCAATGGGCAAGGAGCCACCTCATCTTATGTCCATCTTCAAGGGACGCATGGTGGTCTACCAG GGAGGCACCTCCCGAACTAACAACTTGGAGACCGGGCCCTCCACACGGCTGTTCCAGGTCCAGGGAACTGGCGCCAACAACACCAAGGCCTTTGAGGTCCCAGCGCGGGCCAATTTCCTCAATTCCAATGATGTCTTTGTCCTCAAGACCCAGTCTTGCTGCTATCTATGGTGTGGGAAG ggTTGTAGCGGGGACGAGCGGGAGATGGCCAAGATGGTTGCTGACACCATCTCCCGGACGGAGAAGCAAGTGGTGGTGGAAGGGCAGGAGCCAGCCAACTTCTGGATGGCCCTGGGTGGGAAGGCCCCCTATGCCAACACCAAGAG ACTACAGGAAGAAAACCTGGTCATCACCCCCCGGCTCTTTGAGTGTTCCAACAAGACTGGGCGCTTCCTGGCCACAGAGATCCCTGACTTCAATCAGGATGACTTGGAAGAGGATGATGTGTTCCTACTAGATGTCTGGGACCAG GTCTTCTTCTGGATTGGGAAACATGCCAACGAGGAGGAGAAGAAGGCCGCAGCAACCACTGCACAGGAATACCTCAAGACCCATCCCAGCGGGCGTGACCCTGAGACCCCCATCATTGTGGTGAAGCAGGGACACGAGCCCCCCACCTTCACAGGCTGGTTCCTGGCTTGGGATCCCTTCAAGTGGAGT AACACCAAATCCTATGAGGACCTGAAGGCGGAGCTTGGCAACTCTAGGGACTGGAGCCAGATCACTGCT gAGGTCACAAGCCCCAAAGTGGACGTGTTCAATGCTAACAGCAACCTCAGTTCTGGGCCTCTGCCCATCTTCCCCCTGGAGCAGCTAGTGAACAAGCCTGTAGAGGAGCTCCCCGAGGGTGTGGACCCCAGCAGGAAGGAG